The region CTATGTCTGGCTCGGGAGCAAAAGCGATCCGGAAGCCGAAACGATCCCGCTCCACTCATCGCGCTACGATTTCAACGACGATCTGATCGAGATCGGGGTATGCTATTGGGTCGGGTTGGTTCGTGAAGAGTTGGGAAAGGAATGAGTAATTGAGTAACCGAGTAATGAGTAACCGAATAACGAGTTCCTGAGCCTCAACGCTCAGTGCTCAACTCTCACTACTTCTCTCCGGCTTTTCATCCTCTTCTTCGGAATTTTCGACTTAAAGCGGGTTTTCGGGTTGCTATTTCATTGCTTTTTCTAGGAAATCAGTGATGAGTTTCTTCTTCATAGAGTCTCCAATACCCCGATGGATTTTCAATAAAGCTTTCATAGGAGAGAAGAGTCCACCATCCAAAGTATTGGTTGTATTGGCTATGCCAAGATGAGGATGGGTTTTATACGTGAAGAGATAAGGAAGATTGCGTTCAAGACTTCGATAGGCCGAGCGGAGTCGATCATGGGTGTAATGCCATCCACGTGGAGAATCGTCAGGGGTTTTCTCTTCATAGAAATCTTTGTGCCGTTGGAGCCAGGCTTCCAGCATATAGCGGAAACGGCAGGGGGTTGTCTGTCCAAGATAGGAAGCGATACGCTTGAGATCCCTAGAGGCTTGATAGGTAGGTCTGCGCGTCAGATAACGAGTGAGAATGGCTTGTTGATGGAAATGGCACATTTGAACCGGAAGGTCGGCAAAGAGCCCAAACAATCCCCGTCGGCCATCGACGGTGACGGCCTGGATGATAAAGCCCTGATCCAGAAGGCTTTGCCGAAGCATCGCATATTCATTGAGCGTCTCAGTCTGAATGAAACGATACGCTACCAGTTGGCCACTCAGGATATCTTTAGCTACAAGAACACCAAAGCCCTCTCCCCGTTTTCCGAAGAATGTCGCATCGATAACCAAAGTGACCGGTCTGGGATGTGGTGAAGTCTTTGGCGGTTCATAGCTATGAATCTGACGTTGAATCCACTCCCGATCCTTATGATAGGTCCGGGATAAGGCTTTGAGGGTTTGGTGCTCATAGAAGTAGGCAGTAAAGAGTCGTTTTCTGAGGCGGGAGGGACGTCTACGAGAAGAGAAGCTCTGCCGGCAACTTTGGCAAAAATAGCGCTGAATTCCTGCTCTTTTACCATTCTTTTTCGTCGCTTTTGAACCACAGATAGGGCACTTTTTTACAAGCCATCTGTAAAAAAGTCCTTTTTAGGCACCATATTACCGAAGGTTTAAAGGATTTTTAGCAACCCGAAAAACCGCTTTAGCTCGAATTTTCGCTTTCTCTCTGTTCCCGCATCGCCTCCATCAGGCCGCCGTCATCTTCGAGATCGCCCTCCTGTACCAGCTCTTTCTCCATCCAATCCTGCATCATCCCCAGTTGCATCCCTACCAGGTCGATATCGTAGCGGCGGGCGTTGGGGGAGGGGAGCCACTGGGCCACGAAATTGTCCCGGCCTGATTTGTTGACGCTTTCGATGAGAAATTCGGCATACTCCCGGACACTCTGGGCTTCGAAGGTCTCGTTGGTTTCGTCGTTGTGGACTTTGATGATGAACCCTTCGGGTTCCAGAGAGACGATCTCCGCGGTGACGGTCAGGAGGCTGCCGCCCTCTACCGGTTCATTGTCGTAAGCCATTGTTTCTCCTTGATCTTTTTTGCTTGATATGAATATGGCGAAAGTGTAGCACAGCCCGGAGGCGGGGGAGTTGATCTGCCTCAGCTCAGGCGGCTTTCGGGCCGAAACGCCGGTAGAGGGCATCGGCGATCAACCCGGTGGCTCCGACGAGGATGATGCAGGCCCCGGAGGTGAGATCATAGCGGTAGCTGAGCCAGAGGCCCGCCAGGGTGAAGAGAGCAGCGAGCAGGGCCGAGCGGATCATCATGCCGTAGAGAGTGGAGGAGTGGTGCTGGGCGATATGGGTGGGGATGGTCATCAGTGCGATCACCAGGATCAATCCCACGACCTTTATGGCCGCAACTACGGTGAGAGCCGAGAGGATCAGCAGCAGGGTATAGAAGCGGGAGCTTGGGATGCCCCGAAGCTCGGCGTATTCACTATCGTAGCTGATTGCCAGTAGCTCCCGATACCAGCGATGGACGAAAAAGAGTACTCCCAGCAGCAAAAGGCCCATAAACCAGAGGTCCCGATGCTCCACCGCCAGGATCGAGCCGAAGAGATAGCTCATGAGGTCTACGTTATAGCCGGGCGTCAGGTCGACGAAGATCACCCCGAGGGCCATCCCCACAGCCCAGATCATTCCGATATAGGTATCGCTGAGATGGCGCCGGCGGAAGGTGAGCCAGGCGAGCAGCAGTGCCGTGGCGATTGTGAAGAGGGAAGCCCCCAGAAAGATGGGCAGGGAAAAATAGATCGCCAGGCCGATCCCCCCATAGGAGCTGTGGGCGATGCCGCCGGTGAGGAAAACGAGGCGGTTGACGACGATCAGCGAACCGATGATCCCCGCGGCCAGGCTCACCAGGATCCCGGCGAGTAGGGCATTTTGCATAAAGGTGTAATGGAAGATTTCAGTCATGAATCCTTCTCCTTTCCCCCGTGCTGTTCACAGTCGCAGCTCTTCTGCGAAAGCATCTGCATCAGCTCCACTTCGCAGAAGTGATCTCCTTCGGGTGGTTTGAGATGGATGGGGGCGTTGCGCAGATCGTGGGTGTAGGCGGTGCGGTTGAGGTAGACCACCTTGTCGGCATAATCGGTGATCACCGAAAGATCGTGGCTGACGACAAGAATGCTGAGGTCTTTGCTCAGCTCTTTGAGCAGGGAGAAGATCTGCTGCTGCCCTTCGACATCGATGCTGGAGGTGGGTTCGTCGAGGATGAGCAGTCGGGGGTGGGCGCAGAGGGCCCGGGCGATCATAACCCGCTGGCGCTGCCCCCCGGAGAGGTCGCCGATACGGCGATGCATATAGGCTTCCATGCCCACCTTTTCCAGGGTGGAGTAGGCGCAACGCTTCTCGATATCGTTGTAGCGGACGGGGAAGAGCCGCTCCCACCAGCCTGCCGCTTCCCGATGTTGTTTGGGATTGCCCATCATCACCACGTCGAGGACCCGGATGGGGAACTCCAGATTGACGTTGGTGTTCTGGGGGACGTAGCCGATCTCTTCCCGTGCCTCTTTGGGGGATTTCCCCAGGACGGTGATCTGTCCGCTTTGGGGTTCGAACTGTCCCATGATGAGCTTGAGCAGGGTGGATTTTCCTCCGCCATTGGGTCCGATGATGGCGACGAACTCCCGCTCTCCCACTTCCAGGCTCACCTCCTTCAGGACCGGTTCCCGGTCGTAGGCGAAACTGACCTTTTCGACTTTGAGGATCTTCATGGTGCTTTCGGTCCTGCGATCGCTTCGGCGAGCTTCAGCAGTGTGGCTTCCCAATCTTCGGAGAGGGGGGAGATTTTGATGACAGGGATTCCCAACTCTTTGGCGAGAACCAAAGCGCTTTTGTCGGAAAATTCGGGTTGGACGAAGATGGCGCGGACCTTTGCCCTTTTGGCTTCGTCGATCAGTCTCATCAGCTGTCGGGGCTTGGGCGCTTTGCCTTCGATCTGCACGGGGAGTTGGCGTAGACCGTAATCCCGGGCGAAATATCCCCAGGAGGGGTGCACGACCATAAAGGCGGTTCTCTTGGGAAGATGAGAGAGTTTGGCGGCGATACGGCGATCCAGGGCTTTGAGACGCTCTTCGAAAGCCTGGAGATTTTTGCGATATTCGCTTGCGTGCCCGGGGTCTTCGCTCTCCAGGGCCTTTTCGATCATCGGAGCCATCTTTTCCACATTTCTCACCGAGAGCCAGATGTGGGGATCGAGACCCTCGTTCTCGTGCCGGTGTGCTGTAGGTTCATATTTTCCGTGATGGTGCCCGCTTTGCATTGGGATCTTTTGGACCGCTTTGGAGAGGTCGATGACCCTGAGATTCGGATTTTGGGAGAGAAAACGGGGCAGCCAGGCTTTTTCGAACTCTACACCGATGGCGAAATAGAGATCGGCATCGCTGATGGAGCGCATTTGGGAGGGTTTGGGTTCGTAACTGTGGGGAGAACTGCCCGGGGGGACCATGACGGTGATGTCGGCATAAGGCCCGGCGATCTGTCTGACGAAATATTTCTCAGGAACGATGCTGACGACGATATCGAGTTTTGCATGCAGGAATAAAACAGTGAAGAGAAAAAGAGACAACAATCGCATAGGGAATTCCTCGGCTTTTATAATAGTCGGATTATATCCAATCAGGAGAATTGATGTCCGGGAAGAGAAACGAAAAAGATGAGAAAAGGCGGGGCCTAGGTAGAGGCCCCTAAACTATTTTATAGTTTGACATAAAGGAGGAGGAATCACTATAAAATAAATCAATCAAAAGGAGAAAAAATGAATCGTGGCGCGGCGGACGAGACTCGAACTCGCGACCCCCTGCGTGACAGGCAGGTATTCTAACCGACTGAACTACCGCCGCATCCTGGATGGTGGTCGCTAGTGGACTCGAACCACTGGCATCCACCTTGTAAGGGTGGCGCTCTACCAACTGAGCTAAGCGACCGGGCAGGCAACTCCCGAATCTTTTGGCGACCCTTAGAGGATTTGAACCTCTGTGTCTACGTGGAAAACGTAGCATCCTTGGCCACTAGATGAAAGGGTCATCTAGTCCAAACAGTCATCAAAAAAGTTGTTACCTGGTGGTGACCCGTCTTGGATTCGAACCAAGGGCCCACTCCTTAAAAGGGAGTTGCTCTACCAACTGAGCTAACGGGTCGTAAACAAAAAGCCGTTAGTGGCTTTAAGTGGGCAGAATTATAGCCCACAATTTTTCCCCTGTCAAGAGTTTTCGGAAAAAAATTTGAAAATTTTTTCTTTTTCGTTTCGCACGATAAATGAGAGGGCGTAGAGGACGCTTTGATCCTGGATGGCGTTGCGGTCTCCGTGGAGCTGCAGGCGGGCGGTATGGGGCCCCCGGGCATCTCGAAGGCAGAGGTAGACGGTGCCGACCGGTTTGCCCGGGACGGCTCCCGTGGGGCCGGCAATCCCGCTGATGGCGACGGCGAGATCGGCGGGGACTCGCTCTCTGGCTCCGGCCGCCATCTCCAGCACGCACTCCCGGCTCACGGCGCCGTAGTCTCTCAGGGTCTCCTCTCGGACGCCCAGCCATCCGCTCTTGATCCGGTTGGCATAGGTGACGTAGCTTCCTTCCAGGATGTCGGAAGCGCCGGGTTCGGAGGTAAAGGTCGCAGCCAGGCGTCCGCCGGTGCAGCTCTCGGCGAAGGTGATCTTGCGGCCGGTCGCCGAAAAGTATTGAATGAGGGATTCGACGAGGGAGGGCCCCGGGATCATCTGCTCTTGCCAGGGGGCCAGGGAAGCTTCGAGATCATCGAGGGACTCTTCCCCCCGGAGTTCCAGGCGATACCATCCCGGCAGGATCGGGACGATGCCGAGATTTTCGACTTCACGCAAGGCCAATTCCCTCAAAGCCTGGGGAAGTCGCTCGGATTCACGCAGCGGGTCGACAATCCCCAGGTCTTCGGGAAGCGGGTCGGTCTCGGTGAAGAAGTGATAGATGCGATGGGCGACGGGCTCCAGGAGGATGGGCGGCAGAGTTTGCCAGGGGAGGAGCCGCAGGACGTTGACGGCGCGTCCCTGGAGGCGGTAGCGATAGCTGTCGGGCTCTACCGCTTCGGCGGAGGCGGGGAGGAGCATCCCCTCCCGGGTCTCGAGGGCCTCATTGCCCAGGGTGCAGAGTATCCGGCCCGCCAGGGCGAAGCTCTCCTCCGTGGCGGCGATCAACAGATCCCCCCTGGGTTCCTCCAGGATCTTTTGGAGCAGGAGAGGCAGATCGGGATCCAAGGGTTTTATCCTGAGCTCCCGGACAGGCTTCAGTCCTTTTTGTGCCAGAGCTCTGTGCAGATAGGCAGGCAGGGTCGGGTGGGCGGAGAGGGATTCTCCAAGATAGAGCAGGGTCAATCCACGGGGCATCATTTCTCCTTTGGAGTATCGGTTTGCTATACATTGTGGAGTAATTGGGCCATTCTGTCAAGAGGAGGCCGGAGATGAACTCGATATAATCCCCACAATAAACGCTCAAAATACAAGGTAATGTGATGATCCGAAAATGCCTCTTCCCGGCGGCGGGCTACGGGACCCGCTTTCTGCCGGCGACCAAAGCGACCCCCAAAGAGATGCTTCCCATCCTGACCAAGCCTCTGATCCAGTATGGAGTCGAAGAGGCCCTGGCGGCGGGGATTCACACGATGGCTATCGTCACCGGCCGGGGCAAGCGCGCCATCGAAGACCATTTCGATATCTCCTACGAGCTGGAGCATCAGATCAAAGGGACGAGCAAAGAGCCCCTTCTTCGTGAAATTCGTGACGTGATCGAGCATTGTACCTTCTCCTATACCCGACAAAAAGAGATGAAAGGGTTGGGACACGCCATTCTCACCGGAGAGACCCTGATTGGTCAGGAACCCTTTGCCGTGATCCTGGCCGATGACCTTTGTGATCACGAGGAAGGGGATCCGGTCCTCAAGCAGATGGTGGAGCTTTTCAACCGTTTTCGATGCTCCATCGTCGCCATCGAAGAGGTTCCTGCCGATCAGACCCACAAATACGGCATTATCGCCGGCGAAGAGATCGAAGAGGGGATCTATCGTGTGCAGAATATGGTGGAGAAGCCCGACCCCAAAAAGGCCCCAAGCAACCTGGCCATTATCGGCCGCTACATCCTTACTCCCGACATTTTTGACAAAATACGCCGAACGAAGCCCGGCAAAGGAGGGGAGATCCAAATCACCGATGCTTTGCTCAAGCAAGCGGGTGAGGGAAGGGTGATCGCCTACCGTTTCAAAGGCAGACGTTTCGATTGCGGATCGGTGGACGGATTCGTGGAAGCGACGAACCACTTTTATGAGAAGTACCGGGCTAAGTAGGAAAGTATAATGGAGAATGGAAAATTGAGGATGGAGAATGGAGAATTTTGGAGTAAGAGAGGCTTTTATGCTCTCTGGATGATTCTCATCCGGTTTTTCAATAGACAAACAACCAAACAATAAAACTTCTCAACACTCAACACTCAACTCTCCCAATGACCAGTGACCTTATGCCCTTTTTGATAAAGGTGCCGCAGAGTGGTGCGGAGATGCCCATTTCCTGAGAGATTTTTGCTCCTAAACCTCTTTAAGATATAATCCCCTCAATTTCATAAGCTCCAAGGATGTGCCCAGATGGATTACAAAGAGACTTTGCTGCTTCCTAAAACCGATTTCCCTATGCGGGGAAATCTTCCGAAAAACGAGCCCCTTCGCTATACCAAATGGTTTGAAGAGGGCGCCTACGATCGGATGAAAGCCAACCGTGAGGGGCGTAAGATGTTTACCCTCCACGACGGCCCTCCCTACGCCAACGGCGAGATCCACATCGGCCACGCCCTCAATAAGATCCTCAAAGACATCATCGTCAAACACCACTACTTCCAGGGTGAAGCGGTACGCTACACCCCGGGCTGGGATTGCCACGGCTTGCCCATCGAACAGAAGGTCGAGGAGCGCATCGGCAAAGCGAAAAAAGATGCGATGCCCGTCAGTGAGTTTCGGGCACTCTGCCGGGAGCATGCCGCCAAATACATCGAGATCCAAAAAGAGGGTTTCAAATCCCTGGGGGTCATCGGCGACTGGGAAAACCCCTACGTGACGATGGATTTCGCCTTCGAGGCCAACATTTACCGCACCCTCTGCGACGTGGCCAAAAAGGGACTGCTGGTGGAGCGCAACAAGCCGGTCTACTGGTCCTGGGCGGCCGAGAGCGCCCTGGCCGATGCCGAGGTGGAGTATAAGGACAAAGAGGATTACTCCATCTATGTCGCTTTCGAACTTTCCGACAAGGCCAAGGAGGAGCTGGATATCCACGGCAAAGCAGCGGTGGTGATCTGGACCACGACCCCCTGGACCCTGCCCGCCAATACCGGGATCGCCCTAGCGCCCGAAGAGAATTACGTGCTCACCGACGACGGGTACATCGTGGCCGAGAGCCGCTACGACGCCCTGATCGAGGAGGGAGTGGTCTCGGGCCACGCCGTGCGCAGATTCTCGGCCAAAGAGTTGGAGAACAAGCTGGCCATCAACCCCCTTAATGGCCGGCCCTCCCAGATCATCCTGGGCGAGCATGTGGAGCTCGACGGCGGGACCGGAGCGGTTCACACCGCCCCCGGCCACGGAGAGGATGACTATTTTGCCGGGCTCAAATACGGCTTGGAAGTCTTGATGCCGGTCGATGACCAGGGACGCTACGACGAGAGCATCGTAGGCCATCAGCTCCTCCCCGAGCCGGAGAAGTTCGTGGGGATGCATATCTTTGACGCCAACGAAAAGATTCTGGAACTCCTGGGGGACGCACTGCTCAAATCGAGCAAGTTCACCCACTCCTACCCCCACTGTTGGCGGACCAAGAAGCCGGTGATCTACCGGGCGACCAAGCAGTGGTTCATCGCGGTGGATGCCAAGCCGGAGGGGTCCGAAGAGACCCTGCGCGGCCTGGCGCTCAAGGGGATCAAGGAGACAACCTTCTACCCCGATTGGGGACGCAACCGCCTGCGCTCGATGGTTGAGGGGCGGCCCGACTGGTGTATCTCCCGCCAGCGTACCTGGGGAGTGCCCATCGCCTTTTTCCGGGTCAAAAAGACCAAAGAGGTGATCCTGGACGAAAAGGTGCTCAACTTCATCGCCGCCATCTTCGAGCGAGAGGGGTGCGACGCCTGGTACGACCGCCCCATCGAAGAGCTCCTCTATCCCGGCAGCGGCTACAAACCCGAAGAGCTGGAGAAGGTCAACGACATCCTCGACGTCTGGTTTGACAGCGGTTCGACCTGGAACGCCGTGCTCAAATCCCGCCGCTACGACGCCGGAGAATTCCCCGCCGATATGTATCTGGAGGGGAGCGACCAGCACCGGGGTTGGTTCCAGAGCTCTCTGCTGCTGAGTTCGGCGATCAATTTCCATCCCCCCTACCGCTCCATCCTCACCCACGGCTTCACCGTCGATGAGAACGGGGAGAAGATGTCCAAATCGAGGGGCAACGTCGTTGCGCCCCAGAAGGTCACCCAGCAGTTCGGTTCGGAAATCCTGCGGCTCTGGGTGGCGCTGAGCGACTATCAGAGCGACTTGAAGATCAGCGACGGCATCCTCAAGCAGACGGCAGAGCAGTATCGCAAGATCCGCAATACCTTCCGCTTCCTCTTGGCCAATGTCAACGATCTCAAGGCCCTGCGCCCCGTCGAAGAGCTGGGAGAGCTGGACCGCTGGATCCTCGCCGAAGCGGGCGAAGTCTTCGCCGAGGTCAAAGGCTCCTTCGACGCTTATGAATTCTCCCGGGGATTCTCACGGCTCAACAATTTCCTGACCAATGAGCTCAGCGGGATCTATATGGATATCTCCAAAGACCGGCTCTACTGTGACGCTCCCGACGCTCCCGGCCGCCGGGGTGCCCAGACGGCGATGGCGATGATCGCCCGCAGTATGCTGGCCCTGATCGCCCCCACGCTCACCTATACCGCCGACGAGGTGTTGGAGTATGCGCCGGCGGTGATCAAAGGGGAGTGGAACGACGTCTTCGATATGGAGTATACGCCGCTGCCCGAGCTGAGCAAGCCCTTCGACGACGGAGTGCTCCTGGCGGCCAGAGAAGCTTTCAGCGAAGCGGTGGACTGGCTCAAGAAGGAGAAGGTGATCAAAGCGACCCTGGAGCTGGCCATTGCCGGTCCGGTGGAGCAGTTACCGCTTCAGAATCCCAAGGATCTGGAAGATTGGTTCGTGGTCAGTGCCGTGGCACCGGAGTTGGAGACCGAAGAGTTGGGGAGTTTCAGTGTGGACGATCTGCGCTTTACGATCCATCGGGCTCCGGCACAGAAATGCCCCCGCTGCTGGCGCTACAGTTCTACCGGTGAAGAGAAGCTCTGCGAGCGCTGCGCCGAGGTGATGGATGCCTGATCTCTCCCAGCCCGTCACTCCGGGAGTCATCATCGGCTCCATCGGATTCATCGCGCTCTGTGTCGTGATCGGTTTGGGGGTAGTGGCCTATTACAAGAAGAGAATTAAGCGTTGAACGCTGAGGGTTGAAAGGGCCGCCTTCGGCAGCAAACCGAAATTTCTATTTATTATTTTCTACTTTTTTCTCGTTTCCTTCATTTTCTTCCAAACCTACTGCTGAAAAGACTTCGGAGAAGGCTTTGCGCACGGCGCTGGGCCCCTGGGAAGGGTCCCGGTGGATCTTGGTCGATTCGAAGACCTGCATCGCTTTGCTGTGACGATACTTCTCGTTGGCTTTTTCCCGCTCTTTTACCTCTTTGACCATCTTTTTATACTCTTGTTTCTCCGCTTCGGTCGCGTTCTTTTCATTGAAGAAGGGAAGGGTGCCGAAGATACTGGGGCCCTCTTTGAGGGTACGGTGAGGAAGTTTGGTCGATTCGAAAACCGCCAGCGGGGCGCTGATGGGGCGGGCGGTGAGCATCGTGAACGAAGCGGCGATCAAGACAAAAAGAATTTTTTTTGACGAGCTGGGCATGGATCCAGTCCTTTTTTGAGAACTATCATACCCTAAAGGGACTCAGAGAACAAAGCTCCCTCAAAGCTCCTTGATGAAGGCGTCGGGGTTGAACTCGTGTCGGGCGTTGGGGAGGACCTGCTGTGCATCTTCGCGGGTGGCGAAGGGGCCGACGAGGAGGCGTTTCATCCCCTGGATGCCCGGCACCGAGCGGTAGTCGTAGCCCAGGGCGGTAATGTGGGCGAGCCATTTGGGATCGGGTCTGCCCCGGAAGGAGCCGACCTGGATGAACCAGCGGCCGTGGTCGGCAGTGACCTTCTTAGGCACGCTGTAGCACTGTTTGCACTCGGCGTTGGTGGAGGCGATGCGGATCGGGGCGATGGGTTTGAAGCTGCCCTCGGGGCCCTCCTCGGGGAGCCAGCGCCGGCAGATACGGATACGGGAACGGTAGTAGGGGCTTGTGATCGAACTGATCTTGACCCCCTGTTTTTCGTTGGCGGCATGCTCGAATTTTCCGTCGCCGATATAAATCCCCACGTGGGTAATCTGCCCGGTCTTTCTGGGGGTGGTGTCGAAGAAGATCAGGTCGCCGTATTTGAGCCCGCTGACGGGGACCTTTTTGCCCACTTTGGCCTGTTCCCGGGCGACGCGGGGGACGTGCTTCATATTCATACTGGCGTAACAGTAGTAGACCAGCCCCGAGCAGTCGAAGGCGTCGGGCCCTTCTTCGGCCCAGACATAGGGTTTGCCCAGTTGGTCGTCGAGGAGCTCTTTGAGCGCCTCTTTGTGGGGTTTGTGGTAGCGGACCTTGGGTTTGTGGATGGTGTAGTCGTATTTGGGGCCGCAACCGGCAAGGAGAAGGAAGAGTGCGACGAGAAAAAGCGCGGGATAATATTTTTTCATATAGGCATTATAACACGCCGGGATGGATCAATCTTTGAGCATATCGTTGATCCGTTTGGTGTCGGGGTCTTCGTTGGGGTCTTTTTTGGGTTTGCGCATCTCCCGGAAGAGGAGATAGAGCAGTGTCGCGGCGATCAGGACGATCGCGATATGCAGGGAGAGATAGCGGGGATCGAGGATCATATCCATTTTTGACTCCTTTTAGAGGATGAGCATGGCGTCGCCGTAGCTGTAGAATCGGTACCCTTCTCGGATCGCTTCCCGGTAAAGCTCGAGGGTCTTTTCCCGCCCGATAAAAGCGCTGACGAGCATGATGAGGGTGCTCTTGGGCAGGTGAAAATTGGTCAGGAGGTGGTTGACCCTCCGGGGAGGATTGCCCGGGTGCAAAAAGAGATCACACTCCCCCTCGGTACGGCTCGTGCGGGCGAAATACTCCACGGTGCGGGTGACGGTGGTGCCCACGGCGAGCAGGGGAGCGTCGCCGCGCAGGTACTCCGCCGCCTCGGGAGGGATGCGGAAATATTCCGAATGCATGGGGTGCTCGAGGATCTTTTCGCTTTCCACGGGCTTGAAGGTGCCGGCTCCCACGTGCAGGGTGAGGGTGTAGCAGGGGTGAGTGCTTTTGAGACGCTCCAGCTGCTCGGGGGTGAAGTGGAGCGATGCGGTCGGGGCGGCGACGGCCCCGGCCTCTCTGGCGAAGAGGCTCTGGTAGTGCCGAGTATCTTCGGGGGTATCCTCCCGGTTCATATAAGGAGGCAGAGGCACGTGGCCGATGCGCTCCAGGATCTCTACCAAACGGGAAAAATCTAGCTCCTTGTCCTCTTGATAGAAACGCACTCTGCGGGCACCGTCAGGCAGGAGGGCGCGCACCTCGGCCTGTAGCCCCTCATCGAAACTCAGGCGCGTCCCCTCACGCACCCGCCCCCGGATCATCGCCAGGTATTCGTTGTCCGGCAGCGGCTTGTTGAGCAGGAGCTCTACGCGGCCGCCTGTGGCTTTGGTGCCGTAGAGCCGTGCTTTGATGACCCGGGTATCGTTGAGGAAAAGCGCCGTCTCAGAGGGGAGGAAGCGCTCCAGATCGCGGAAACGGGCGTGGTGGATGCTCCCGTCACGCCGGTCGAAGACCAGCATCCGGGCGGCGTCGGGAGGTTCGACGGGCTGAGTGGCTATCTGCTTGGGGGGAAGGGTATAGTCGTAACTCTGGGTCAGCCAATCAAGCTCGTCAGCTTTCATGGGATTCAGAGCCTTTCTCCAGGGCTTCGAATTCCCGCTCGGCCTTTTCGAACTCATCCTCTTCCTCTTCTTCGTCATCCTCCTTTTCTTCGGGCTTGTAGGGGTTGACATAGTGGACGATGAGGATCGAGAGGCCATAGAGCAGGATCAGCGGTGCCGCCATCAAAAGCTGGGTGAGCACATCCGGCGGGGTCAGGAAGGCTGCCAGGAGGAAAATAATGACGATGGCGTATTTGAAGTAGTCTTTGAGGGTCTTGTCGGTGATGAGCCCAAGTAGGGCCAGGAAGTAGGCGACCACCGGCAGCTCGAAAGCGATCCCGAAGCCGATGAGGATTTTGGTGAAGAAGCCCACGTAGTCTTCGATATTGATCAGTGGCGTATAGAGGAAGGAGCCGAAGGTGATGAGGAATTGGAATCCGAAGGGGGTGACGACGTAGTAGGCGAAGAGGACCCCGATCAGGAACATCACCGATCCGCCGACGACAAAGGGGAGGACCATCTTTTTCTCATTGTCGTAGAGACCGGGAGCGATGAAGAGCCAGAGCTGCCAGAGGATCACCGGCATCGCCATCAGGATCCCGGCAAAGAAGGAGACTTTGAGGGCGACGAAGAAGGCCCCGCCCACCTGGTGGGTGGTGATCATTCCGTTAAAGCTCTTTTCGCGGAGGTTCTGGTTGACTGCCTGGCGGGTGAGGTTCTCCTCTTTGACCAGGGCTTTGCGCAGGATCCGGCTGTTGCGCGCCAGCTCCTCCGCGGCGGAGGCCGCCTGGCTCAGAAGCTTTTGCAGTTTGGGGTT is a window of Nitratifractor salsuginis DSM 16511 DNA encoding:
- a CDS encoding IS256 family transposase, variant Zn-binding type, which translates into the protein MCGSKATKKNGKRAGIQRYFCQSCRQSFSSRRRPSRLRKRLFTAYFYEHQTLKALSRTYHKDREWIQRQIHSYEPPKTSPHPRPVTLVIDATFFGKRGEGFGVLVAKDILSGQLVAYRFIQTETLNEYAMLRQSLLDQGFIIQAVTVDGRRGLFGLFADLPVQMCHFHQQAILTRYLTRRPTYQASRDLKRIASYLGQTTPCRFRYMLEAWLQRHKDFYEEKTPDDSPRGWHYTHDRLRSAYRSLERNLPYLFTYKTHPHLGIANTTNTLDGGLFSPMKALLKIHRGIGDSMKKKLITDFLEKAMK
- a CDS encoding metal ABC transporter permease encodes the protein MTEIFHYTFMQNALLAGILVSLAAGIIGSLIVVNRLVFLTGGIAHSSYGGIGLAIYFSLPIFLGASLFTIATALLLAWLTFRRRHLSDTYIGMIWAVGMALGVIFVDLTPGYNVDLMSYLFGSILAVEHRDLWFMGLLLLGVLFFVHRWYRELLAISYDSEYAELRGIPSSRFYTLLLILSALTVVAAIKVVGLILVIALMTIPTHIAQHHSSTLYGMMIRSALLAALFTLAGLWLSYRYDLTSGACIILVGATGLIADALYRRFGPKAA
- a CDS encoding metal ABC transporter ATP-binding protein, whose product is MKILKVEKVSFAYDREPVLKEVSLEVGEREFVAIIGPNGGGKSTLLKLIMGQFEPQSGQITVLGKSPKEAREEIGYVPQNTNVNLEFPIRVLDVVMMGNPKQHREAAGWWERLFPVRYNDIEKRCAYSTLEKVGMEAYMHRRIGDLSGGQRQRVMIARALCAHPRLLILDEPTSSIDVEGQQQIFSLLKELSKDLSILVVSHDLSVITDYADKVVYLNRTAYTHDLRNAPIHLKPPEGDHFCEVELMQMLSQKSCDCEQHGGKEKDS
- a CDS encoding metal ABC transporter solute-binding protein, Zn/Mn family, with the translated sequence MRLLSLFLFTVLFLHAKLDIVVSIVPEKYFVRQIAGPYADITVMVPPGSSPHSYEPKPSQMRSISDADLYFAIGVEFEKAWLPRFLSQNPNLRVIDLSKAVQKIPMQSGHHHGKYEPTAHRHENEGLDPHIWLSVRNVEKMAPMIEKALESEDPGHASEYRKNLQAFEERLKALDRRIAAKLSHLPKRTAFMVVHPSWGYFARDYGLRQLPVQIEGKAPKPRQLMRLIDEAKRAKVRAIFVQPEFSDKSALVLAKELGIPVIKISPLSEDWEATLLKLAEAIAGPKAP
- a CDS encoding nicotinamide-nucleotide amidohydrolase family protein; its protein translation is MPRGLTLLYLGESLSAHPTLPAYLHRALAQKGLKPVRELRIKPLDPDLPLLLQKILEEPRGDLLIAATEESFALAGRILCTLGNEALETREGMLLPASAEAVEPDSYRYRLQGRAVNVLRLLPWQTLPPILLEPVAHRIYHFFTETDPLPEDLGIVDPLRESERLPQALRELALREVENLGIVPILPGWYRLELRGEESLDDLEASLAPWQEQMIPGPSLVESLIQYFSATGRKITFAESCTGGRLAATFTSEPGASDILEGSYVTYANRIKSGWLGVREETLRDYGAVSRECVLEMAAGARERVPADLAVAISGIAGPTGAVPGKPVGTVYLCLRDARGPHTARLQLHGDRNAIQDQSVLYALSFIVRNEKEKIFKFFSENS
- the galU gene encoding UTP--glucose-1-phosphate uridylyltransferase GalU; translated protein: MIRKCLFPAAGYGTRFLPATKATPKEMLPILTKPLIQYGVEEALAAGIHTMAIVTGRGKRAIEDHFDISYELEHQIKGTSKEPLLREIRDVIEHCTFSYTRQKEMKGLGHAILTGETLIGQEPFAVILADDLCDHEEGDPVLKQMVELFNRFRCSIVAIEEVPADQTHKYGIIAGEEIEEGIYRVQNMVEKPDPKKAPSNLAIIGRYILTPDIFDKIRRTKPGKGGEIQITDALLKQAGEGRVIAYRFKGRRFDCGSVDGFVEATNHFYEKYRAK